One Echinicola strongylocentroti DNA window includes the following coding sequences:
- the surE gene encoding 5'/3'-nucleotidase SurE, with protein sequence MTKPLILVSNDDGITSRGIRVLVNVMKKLGEVVVVAPDSPQSGMGHAITIGNTLRLDEEEIFEDVEAYKSSGTPADCVKLAKHYVFNDRKPDLIVSGINHGSNTSISVLYSGTMSAAIEGAIEGYPSIGFSLCDYSAKADFSHVEEYVYKIAKQVLEHGMPKGVALNVNFPPKRNEPLKGIKLCRQARAKWQEEFDERFDPNGRKYFWMAGNFVNFDKGEDNDEWAIANNYASVVPCQFDMTAYHAITQMNEEWDLDVE encoded by the coding sequence ATGACCAAACCACTCATTTTAGTATCAAACGACGATGGTATCACTTCCAGAGGCATCAGGGTTCTGGTGAATGTGATGAAAAAACTTGGCGAGGTGGTCGTCGTAGCACCGGACAGTCCACAGTCAGGAATGGGGCATGCCATTACCATTGGCAATACGCTGAGATTGGATGAAGAGGAAATTTTTGAAGATGTGGAAGCTTATAAGTCCAGTGGTACCCCTGCAGATTGTGTAAAACTGGCCAAGCATTATGTGTTTAATGATCGTAAACCGGACCTGATCGTCAGCGGTATCAATCACGGAAGCAATACCTCTATCAGTGTGCTTTATTCCGGTACTATGTCCGCAGCAATCGAAGGAGCAATAGAAGGATATCCATCGATAGGTTTCAGCCTCTGTGATTATAGTGCCAAGGCGGATTTTTCACATGTGGAAGAATATGTTTATAAGATTGCCAAGCAAGTACTGGAGCATGGCATGCCCAAAGGAGTTGCCCTTAATGTCAACTTCCCTCCCAAACGCAATGAACCGCTTAAAGGCATTAAGCTTTGCCGTCAGGCAAGAGCCAAGTGGCAAGAGGAGTTTGACGAGCGCTTTGATCCCAATGGCAGGAAGTACTTCTGGATGGCGGGAAATTTCGTGAATTTTGACAAAGGCGAGGATAACGATGAGTGGGCCATTGCCAATAATTATGCTTCGGTGGTACCTTGTCAGTTTGACATGACCGCCTATCACGCCATCACTCAGATGAATGAGGAGTGGGATTTGGATGTGGAATAG